The genomic region TCAGCTGCTTTCCAACCGTAGAGATCCTCTGCGCCCTTATTCCAAAAAATAATGCAATCATCGTTATCAGTCACGATGATTGCATCGCGCGTAATATCGAGAATTGCGGCATGTGCACGGATTTGCTCTTCAGCTTTCTTACGTTCGAGAGCATTAATAAACATTTCAGCTGCTACTTGTAGAAGCTGTATTGCTTCTTTGGACCAGCGCTTTTCTTGCTTTACGGAGTCAAATCCTAAGAAGCCGCAGACAGAATTTGCATAGATAATTGGGACAACGAGCACAGACTTAATGCCTTGCGCGAGCATTTCCTGACGTTCATTTTCAGCATCTTGTGGCAGGTTAGAAACACGCGGAATATAGAAAGGGCGTGCGCCAGCCAATTTTTTCATGAACCAAGGAAAAAGTTCGGAGTCAAGATAGAGCATGCGCTCGTAGGTTGAGTGAATTCCGTCGTTACACCATTCGATTCCGCTATCAACTTTCGTTTTATCGCTATCGAGAATAAAGATATAGGCACGGTCCACTCCGACGAAGGTTGCAATTTCATGCAAAGCCTTGCGAATACCTGAATCAATTTCTGAAGAGGGTAGGTTAATGAAGTTTTTACCAAGGGTTGTCAGTAGGCGTTCGAATTGCAGTCGATACTGTAAGCGTTCGCGGGAAATCATACGCTCTTGACTTTCGATTGCCAGGGCAGTTAGGTCAGCAAGTGATCCGGCAAAGGTCTGCTCGTGGATTGTCCAATGTCGTTGTGGCCCAATATGCTCATGGCAAACGACCCCAACAGTTTTTCCGCCAACTCTGATCGGAGCATCAAGTAGTGAGGCAATGCCGTTAGGGATTAAATAGTTTTCAGCGAAACCTTTAGTCGCTTCATTGCTGCAGGCATCGTTCGCAACGACTGCACGGTCGGCTTCAAGCGCGGAGAAATATTCAGGACAAGTATCGAATTTAAGCTGTGCGCCGAAGCTGTGCTTATTTGCTGAGCGTTGATAAAGGTTTACACAATCAATGATGGTGCGGTCTTGATTGTAGAGCCAAATACTGACCCGTTCAATACCTAAGGTGGCAGCTGCGGTTTCAGTAATTTCTTTTAATGCTTGTGCTAGGTCGCCTTGGATCACAGCAGTGCTTTTGGCTAGGCGAACTAGAACTTCGTTTTGTTTGCGGATTGAACGCTCTGTCTCTAATAATGATTCCTCGTTGCGGCAGCGCTCTGTGATGTCAAAGGCGACTCCATGAACTGTTGCAACTAATCCGGAAGGGCAGCAAAGTGGCAGAAAGCGTACTGACCAAACAGTTTCGCCAATTTCAATTGTGCTCGTAAAGGTTTCTCCGCCAAGTGCGCGGCGCACGTCGCGATGAACTTGGTCATTATCAAAATTAATTTCAAAAACAGACATGCCGACAAGTTCGCCAGCTTTAAGTCCGAGGGCTTCAAGTCCATGCCCTTCGGCGAGAATAAATTCGCCTTTTGCATTAAGTGAGAAAAAAATCACTGGCATATGACCAGCGAGGGAAGCAAACTGCTGCGCTTCAGTCCCAAACGCCATAGGAGATACTCCGCATGAAGATGCTTTGCAGTATAGCCTAAGACTATAAAATAATCATCATCGTCTGGGCTTAATGTTTTGTCAGCTGAGCCAACTAGCTATAATCATTAGTTATTGAAATTAAATCAGCACAGACACCACAAGCAAAAGACTTATTAGGACTAAAATCTTTTGCCGAAGATCATCCTCAAGCCAAACTGTATTGTTTATGCAATACCACTGCAGAATATCGCTTGGGCAAGATTCGAGTATTGCCTTGGAGAACAGGGATTACAACTATCCTCGAATGAAATATTAGTTAAATCAGCTTGGCTGGGTCATCAGGCGCCTGGGGATCTTCAGCAGATAAAGTCGGACGCCTTGGAACGGAATCTAATAGTTCTATTTTCTCAATCTGATTTGTTGCCTGGATGCCAAGCTCAGGGAACTTACGAGTTGTCGTTAAGATATCATCTTCCAGAGTCTTTAAGGCCTGATTATAAGCAGTCACACTTTTGTCCAGACCCTTTTGCAGATTAAGAAAATGGCCTGTTAGTTTTACGACGCGATCGTAGAGAGATTTTCCAAGTGCGCTGATTTCGCGCGCATTCTCTGTCAACTGCTCCTGGCGCCAGCCATAAGCAACCGCCCGGAGTAACGCGATTAATGTCGTCGGCGTTGCTACAATAACTTTCTCCTGAACCCCACGCTCAATTAAGCTCGGGTCATGCTCCATCGCCGAACTAAAAAAAACTTCTCCCGGAATAAAAAGCACCACAAATTCTGGACTCGGTGAAAATTGCTCCCAGTAACCCTTGCGCCCAAGTTTGGTAATATGGTCTGCCACAGTCTTGGCATGCCGTAAAAGCTGCGATTTCTTGGCTTCATCATCATCAACTTCAAGCGCCGTGAGATAGGCTTCAAGCGGCACTTTCGAATCAACTACAATCGAGCGATTCCCCGGCAATCTCACAATCATGTCCGGGCGTAGGCGATTTC from bacterium harbors:
- the rmuC gene encoding DNA recombination protein RmuC — encoded protein: MASSYSAFLDKITSNPQWMDKVIYFGIGFILASLIVWILKQRAIKNLEVQLKTRIAKLDATLESERYQSKEKIRLLEQAEENLSHAFKALSAEALQHNNTSFLQLAEQTFKKLQDGASQDLESRKKSIGELVAPLKESLNKVELNIREIEKARSNAYVGLTEQIKTLTSNHSLLQKETSNLVKALRAPQTRGRWGEMQLRRVVELAGMVSYCDFVEQVSESDGDGNRLRPDMIVRLPGNRSIVVDSKVPLEAYLTALEVDDDEAKKSQLLRHAKTVADHITKLGRKGYWEQFSPSPEFVVLFIPGEVFFSSAMEHDPSLIERGVQEKVIVATPTTLIALLRAVAYGWRQEQLTENAREISALGKSLYDRVVKLTGHFLNLQKGLDKSVTAYNQALKTLEDDILTTTRKFPELGIQATNQIEKIELLDSVPRRPTLSAEDPQAPDDPAKLI
- a CDS encoding GAF domain-containing protein; this encodes MAFGTEAQQFASLAGHMPVIFFSLNAKGEFILAEGHGLEALGLKAGELVGMSVFEINFDNDQVHRDVRRALGGETFTSTIEIGETVWSVRFLPLCCPSGLVATVHGVAFDITERCRNEESLLETERSIRKQNEVLVRLAKSTAVIQGDLAQALKEITETAAATLGIERVSIWLYNQDRTIIDCVNLYQRSANKHSFGAQLKFDTCPEYFSALEADRAVVANDACSNEATKGFAENYLIPNGIASLLDAPIRVGGKTVGVVCHEHIGPQRHWTIHEQTFAGSLADLTALAIESQERMISRERLQYRLQFERLLTTLGKNFINLPSSEIDSGIRKALHEIATFVGVDRAYIFILDSDKTKVDSGIEWCNDGIHSTYERMLYLDSELFPWFMKKLAGARPFYIPRVSNLPQDAENERQEMLAQGIKSVLVVPIIYANSVCGFLGFDSVKQEKRWSKEAIQLLQVAAEMFINALERKKAEEQIRAHAAILDITRDAIIVTDNDDCIIFWNKGAEDLYGWKAAEAIGKSTQELLSPGLEETLINQRLDFYTRGEWRGERQQLTKSGQQIVVESRRTVMRNELNEPRSILIVNTDISEKKKWEEQVVRASKLESVGLLAGGIAHDFNNILTAIVGNISISKNALDPTSTINDHLTKAERAVFRAKDLTQQLLTFARGGSPIKTTASLQDLINETVEFACRGGNCRCEIDIPDFLWPVEVDVGQFGQVIQNLVINAVQAMPNGGIISIRCANVELPQDVDGSITVSLTPGKYVRIEVSDQGSGIHPDHLIKIFDPYFTTKDTGTGLGLATTYSIMRKHNGEVTVDSALGQGTTFKLYIPASTKVLAEQIQVETEQTEISLPALCSGRILVMDDEDLVRETTGAMLERLGYEVAYAVDGREAIDSYNTAFRSKQRFDAVIIDLTIPGGLSGKDAICELKKIDPQVVALVSSGYSNDPIMAEYRSYGFSGVVVKPYEIKQLGIALAKVLKSESNIAASNILAADHDDVKRDRTPAN